In a genomic window of Nostoc sp. UHCC 0870:
- a CDS encoding glycosyl hydrolase family 28-related protein: MSNLKNHELEAKSFIHQPIPDINYQIILSQQSTKPRLEVSVKNFGAVGNGSFNDTPAIQAAIDAVAKAGGGVVFFPSGTYKIRINPSTSQAITIRPNVTIQGAGNEKTVIQLADNQGSYNAILAGEKPNSDLSNFAMYDISIDGNGSNNPVKVESDLTDDRMRYALRIFVGSKIAIARCRFKNQNNANTITVNNDSLVSDVTIKHNIFELIGGRLTDYDHSTIYSHGKNIDISDNFFSSRNGAGTNGARTAIEIHGDKHTVKNNIITGFTNGINVTGFASSSNEQIITNNSIKDAYNGIVIWSYLHKPQKSKYALNNILISDNKITLSIDGWRKLWGETPSSGISLEPSSDAPLTNLNIVNNEISFTNFIKNGNASDSLANGIRIWRSDFPNIDSQNIRISGNNIKNSLAAGIYISTPMNRGEISQNIIVNPGRSNGDFHNDYRAAVIIDGVFNGVNINNNFLADHQTNNTLKGGIISFIKCVNNCQFKGNSLYVKSGAKFPVIKSNSN; the protein is encoded by the coding sequence ATGAGTAACTTAAAAAATCACGAATTAGAAGCAAAAAGCTTTATTCATCAACCAATTCCAGATATTAATTATCAGATAATTCTTTCTCAACAATCTACCAAGCCTAGATTAGAAGTTTCTGTTAAGAACTTTGGTGCTGTTGGTAACGGTAGCTTCAATGACACACCTGCAATTCAAGCAGCAATTGATGCTGTTGCTAAAGCTGGAGGTGGAGTTGTATTTTTTCCTAGTGGTACTTACAAAATCAGGATTAACCCATCAACATCACAGGCGATTACTATTCGGCCAAATGTGACAATTCAGGGTGCAGGAAACGAGAAAACAGTGATTCAGCTAGCTGATAACCAAGGTAGTTATAATGCGATACTGGCGGGAGAAAAACCCAACTCTGATTTGTCTAATTTTGCCATGTATGACATATCTATTGATGGGAATGGTAGTAATAATCCAGTAAAAGTAGAATCAGACTTAACTGACGACAGAATGAGATATGCTTTGCGAATTTTTGTAGGTTCAAAAATTGCGATCGCTAGATGCAGATTCAAAAATCAAAATAATGCTAACACTATCACAGTCAATAATGATTCTCTAGTCTCAGATGTCACAATCAAGCATAATATTTTTGAATTAATTGGTGGCAGATTGACAGATTATGATCATTCCACAATTTATAGTCATGGTAAAAATATAGACATATCTGATAATTTTTTCTCCTCTAGAAATGGTGCTGGTACTAATGGAGCAAGAACCGCAATTGAAATACATGGAGATAAGCATACTGTCAAAAATAATATAATCACTGGTTTTACTAACGGTATAAATGTGACAGGTTTTGCCTCAAGTTCTAATGAGCAAATAATCACAAATAACAGCATAAAAGATGCTTATAATGGTATAGTGATATGGTCATATTTGCATAAGCCTCAAAAGAGCAAATACGCACTTAATAATATCTTAATTTCTGACAATAAAATTACTCTCAGTATTGATGGTTGGCGGAAATTATGGGGTGAGACTCCGAGTTCAGGTATTTCATTAGAACCAAGTTCAGATGCACCATTGACAAACCTGAATATTGTGAATAACGAGATATCTTTTACTAATTTTATCAAGAACGGTAATGCTAGCGACAGTTTAGCGAATGGCATTAGAATATGGAGAAGTGACTTCCCTAATATAGACAGCCAAAATATTCGCATTTCTGGTAATAATATTAAAAACTCTCTAGCTGCTGGTATTTATATCTCTACACCAATGAATAGAGGTGAAATATCGCAAAATATTATTGTTAATCCAGGGAGAAGTAATGGAGATTTTCATAATGATTACCGAGCAGCAGTCATAATTGATGGCGTTTTTAATGGTGTAAATATTAATAATAACTTCTTGGCTGATCATCAAACAAATAACACACTCAAAGGAGGGATTATTTCCTTTATTAAGTGTGTAAATAACTGCCAATTTAAAGGTAATAGTTTGTACGTTAAAAGTGGTGCTAAATTTCCAGTCATCAAATCTAATTCAAACTAA
- a CDS encoding glycosyltransferase family 4 protein produces the protein MNVVVTLEHRFDSTPDGKVWTQTTFTHSFWQCYLEVFDHVRVVARVREVPSIPDDWKQANGQGVSFIAVPYYVGSWEYLLRSPQVKSTTRIAVGAKDAVILRIGSQIASCIQSLLHQSGHPYAVEVVSDPYDVFAPGAMTHPLRPFFRWLFTNRQKQQCTQAMAAAYVTKQALQQRYPCANYSFGVSDVELSSDALQIQPRPLCQSKSTWILIFVGTLAQLYKAPDVLINAVAICVQQGIDLKLTIVGEGKHRTELEAQAVGLGLKDRVCFRGQLAAGDTVRAELDQADVFVLPSHQEGLPRAMVEAMARALPCIGSTVGGIPELLAAEDMVQPGDANGLAQKIREVVTNPERMAKMSARNLQKAKEYKSELLYEQRIAFYRYVREQTELWLKQQ, from the coding sequence ATGAATGTTGTAGTTACACTTGAACATCGTTTTGATAGCACACCAGACGGTAAGGTATGGACACAAACAACTTTTACACATTCATTCTGGCAGTGCTATCTAGAGGTGTTCGATCATGTACGTGTGGTGGCGCGTGTGCGGGAAGTACCATCAATTCCCGATGATTGGAAACAGGCTAATGGCCAAGGAGTCTCATTTATTGCTGTACCCTATTATGTCGGGAGTTGGGAGTATCTTTTGCGATCGCCACAGGTCAAATCTACCACTCGCATAGCAGTTGGAGCAAAAGACGCGGTGATTCTTAGGATTGGCTCACAGATTGCTTCTTGTATCCAATCTCTTTTACATCAAAGTGGCCATCCCTATGCAGTGGAAGTTGTTAGTGACCCCTATGATGTCTTTGCTCCTGGTGCGATGACTCATCCACTACGGCCTTTCTTTCGTTGGTTATTTACTAATAGACAGAAGCAGCAATGCACTCAGGCTATGGCTGCTGCCTATGTAACAAAACAGGCTCTACAACAACGCTATCCCTGTGCTAACTACTCATTTGGAGTTTCCGATGTTGAACTGTCATCTGATGCACTGCAAATTCAACCCCGTCCTCTCTGTCAGAGCAAGTCTACATGGATACTCATTTTTGTCGGGACTTTAGCTCAACTATATAAAGCTCCTGATGTCCTGATTAATGCTGTGGCTATTTGTGTGCAGCAGGGAATAGACCTGAAGTTGACTATAGTTGGTGAAGGCAAGCATAGAACAGAACTAGAGGCACAAGCAGTAGGATTGGGGTTAAAAGATCGCGTCTGTTTCCGTGGTCAATTAGCGGCTGGCGATACTGTACGTGCAGAATTAGACCAGGCTGATGTGTTTGTTTTACCATCCCATCAAGAAGGCCTACCAAGGGCAATGGTAGAGGCTATGGCGCGAGCATTACCATGTATCGGCTCTACAGTCGGCGGTATCCCGGAACTCTTAGCGGCTGAAGATATGGTGCAGCCAGGTGATGCGAATGGCCTAGCACAGAAGATTAGGGAAGTGGTGACTAATCCCGAACGTATGGCCAAGATGTCAGCCCGTAATCTCCAGAAAGCCAAAGAGTATAAAAGTGAACTGTTATATGAACAACGGATTGCTTTTTATCGTTATGTGCGTGAACAAACAGAACTTTGGTTAAAACAACAATGA
- a CDS encoding glycosyltransferase family 4 protein yields MVTTVPDTLSAFLIPFAHHFRAQGWRVDAMTQGVSQNVECIKAFDQVWDVEWSRNPLNPFNLVVAPYIIQQVIQQEKYDLVHVHTPVAAFVTRYALKDLNQQKRPLIIYTAHGFHFYNGGKLLKNAIFLALEKLAGRWTDYLVVINREDEETAKKHRLISPEYIRYMPGIGVDLQYYNPQAVSDAEVAQLRQELKLASDTPLFLSVAEFIPRKHPQDVLKAFALLARPQACLAFAGDGFLMNQTQQLASQLGVENQVRFLGVRRDIPTLMRAATATILASDREGLPRCVMESMSMETPVIGTDIRGTRDLLKEGCGLLVKVGDIEALAQGMAWILDNPEKAQIITKEARERITSYELSYILKEYEALYAEAMLRHWG; encoded by the coding sequence ATGGTTACAACTGTACCTGATACTCTCAGTGCTTTTCTGATTCCTTTTGCTCATCACTTTCGCGCTCAAGGTTGGCGGGTTGATGCAATGACTCAAGGAGTCTCTCAGAATGTGGAATGTATCAAAGCTTTTGATCAAGTTTGGGATGTAGAATGGTCACGCAATCCTTTAAATCCATTCAATCTTGTTGTTGCTCCATACATCATCCAACAGGTCATACAGCAAGAAAAATATGATCTTGTTCATGTCCACACGCCAGTAGCAGCTTTTGTGACTCGATATGCTCTCAAGGATTTGAATCAGCAAAAAAGACCACTGATTATTTACACCGCTCACGGTTTTCACTTTTATAACGGTGGAAAGCTGTTAAAAAATGCTATATTCTTGGCTTTGGAGAAGTTGGCTGGACGTTGGACAGACTATTTAGTAGTAATTAATCGTGAGGATGAAGAAACAGCAAAAAAACACAGATTAATTTCTCCTGAATATATTAGATATATGCCGGGAATTGGCGTGGATTTGCAGTATTACAATCCTCAAGCTGTTTCCGATGCTGAAGTTGCACAGCTACGCCAGGAATTAAAATTAGCATCAGACACCCCATTATTTTTATCAGTAGCTGAGTTTATCCCCCGCAAGCATCCTCAAGACGTTTTAAAGGCATTCGCTCTTTTAGCTAGACCTCAAGCTTGCTTGGCGTTTGCTGGAGACGGGTTTTTGATGAATCAAACACAGCAACTAGCATCTCAACTGGGAGTGGAAAATCAAGTCCGCTTTTTGGGTGTGCGTCGAGATATTCCTACCTTAATGCGTGCAGCCACAGCTACGATACTTGCATCTGATAGAGAGGGTCTACCCCGGTGTGTGATGGAGTCTATGTCTATGGAAACTCCTGTAATTGGCACAGATATTCGCGGAACTAGGGATTTACTCAAAGAAGGGTGTGGTTTACTCGTCAAAGTGGGAGATATAGAGGCACTTGCACAGGGAATGGCATGGATATTAGATAACCCTGAAAAAGCTCAAATAATAACTAAGGAAGCACGAGAACGTATAACCAGCTATGAACTTTCCTACATTCTGAAAGAGTATGAGGCTTTATATGCTGAAGCGATGTTAAGGCATTGGGGTTAA
- a CDS encoding sugar transferase, whose amino-acid sequence MNTKNFNDDIVQISATINTDFWTENKWHTVQQSYLRKHKNIRWQLVCKRVFDVTISCIALVSLFPLFLIIALAVKLSSPGQILFCQERLGQLGKPFVIYKFRTMMDGAINIGAGLDTFKGDPRITPVGKFLREYHLDELPQLVNILRGDMSLVGPRPLLVSSLETYSNLQKRRLLLPPGLTAWEAVKGGLSNSLEERLNLDIWYVDNWNFWLDIIIIFRTIPVVLRQEGVYEQDNGLSES is encoded by the coding sequence ATGAACACGAAAAATTTTAATGATGATATTGTCCAAATATCTGCTACGATTAATACAGATTTTTGGACAGAAAACAAATGGCATACAGTTCAACAATCTTATTTAAGAAAACATAAAAATATCAGATGGCAACTGGTATGTAAACGGGTGTTTGATGTCACAATATCATGTATAGCTCTTGTTAGCTTATTTCCTCTGTTCCTGATAATTGCTTTAGCCGTTAAACTTAGTTCTCCAGGTCAGATTTTATTTTGCCAGGAACGCCTGGGACAGCTAGGAAAACCGTTTGTGATTTATAAATTTCGCACCATGATGGATGGAGCGATTAATATTGGTGCTGGTCTTGATACATTCAAAGGTGATCCTCGTATCACACCCGTGGGTAAGTTTTTAAGAGAATACCACCTCGATGAATTACCTCAGCTTGTCAATATTTTGCGCGGAGATATGAGTTTAGTTGGCCCTAGACCGTTATTAGTTTCATCTCTAGAAACTTATAGCAATTTACAGAAAAGACGCTTATTATTACCTCCTGGTTTGACTGCTTGGGAAGCAGTAAAAGGGGGCTTATCTAACAGCCTAGAGGAACGGTTAAATTTAGATATTTGGTATGTAGATAACTGGAATTTTTGGTTAGACATCATAATTATTTTTCGCACGATTCCAGTTGTACTGCGCCAAGAAGGTGTATACGAACAAGATAACGGTTTATCAGAAAGTTAA
- a CDS encoding WbqC family protein: protein MKTAVIHQPQYLPYLGFFHKLNQGDIFVAMDTVQFERRGVQHRNKIKTSQGSQWITVPVCHRSREEEFINTMEINSEFPWSRKHWNAIVTNYARAPYFDQYSSGLEQIFQQEWVNLCELNMAMMRWVMEILEINKPIVYMSALGVEGNKSELLINICQAIGANAYFSGIGGRQYMDMEEFTTAGIDVFWQEFSYPTYTQMFPELGFEPNLSILDTLFCCGSDTKKFLNVC, encoded by the coding sequence ATGAAAACCGCAGTGATTCACCAACCACAGTATTTGCCTTATCTGGGATTTTTTCACAAGCTAAATCAAGGTGATATTTTTGTAGCGATGGACACTGTACAGTTTGAAAGGCGTGGGGTGCAACATCGCAATAAAATCAAAACTAGCCAAGGAAGTCAATGGATAACTGTACCAGTATGTCATCGTTCTAGGGAAGAAGAGTTTATTAATACAATGGAAATAAACTCTGAATTTCCTTGGTCACGGAAGCATTGGAATGCGATTGTCACAAATTATGCCCGCGCTCCTTATTTTGATCAATATAGCTCAGGACTAGAGCAAATATTTCAGCAAGAATGGGTGAATCTCTGTGAACTCAACATGGCAATGATGAGATGGGTGATGGAGATTTTAGAGATTAACAAACCCATTGTATATATGTCTGCATTGGGGGTTGAGGGTAATAAATCTGAACTACTCATTAATATTTGTCAAGCAATAGGAGCTAATGCTTATTTCTCAGGTATTGGCGGGAGACAGTATATGGATATGGAAGAATTTACCACTGCTGGTATAGATGTATTCTGGCAAGAGTTTAGTTATCCAACTTATACGCAAATGTTTCCCGAATTGGGCTTTGAACCTAATTTGTCAATTTTAGACACTCTTTTTTGTTGTGGTTCAGATACTAAAAAATTCTTGAATGTTTGTTGA
- a CDS encoding PIG-L deacetylase family protein: MKNQVLVIAPHADDEILGCGGTIARYVDDGNEVHILVITYGDPEIYPPEEELETRQELKAAHEILGVSSVQFLEFTAPKLDTFPGYKLADTISGVIRSLQPNILYLPHRGDIHADHRIVYQAGMVAARPINACSVRQIFCYETLSETEWASPFGDEAFIPTVFVDITNCLERKLKAMACYHSQLKEAPHPRSLQAIANLAQLRGSTVSLPAAEAFVLVRDIR, from the coding sequence ATGAAAAATCAAGTATTAGTTATTGCACCCCACGCCGATGATGAAATCTTAGGCTGTGGAGGGACAATTGCACGCTATGTAGATGATGGAAATGAGGTACATATTTTAGTAATTACCTATGGTGATCCTGAAATATACCCGCCAGAAGAAGAATTAGAAACTCGTCAGGAACTCAAGGCGGCTCACGAAATTTTAGGTGTATCTAGTGTGCAATTTCTAGAGTTTACTGCGCCCAAGTTAGACACTTTTCCTGGTTATAAATTGGCTGATACAATTAGCGGTGTAATTCGCTCGTTGCAGCCCAATATTCTTTATTTACCTCATCGTGGAGATATTCACGCTGACCACCGCATTGTTTATCAAGCTGGTATGGTTGCAGCACGACCCATAAATGCTTGTTCTGTACGCCAGATTTTTTGTTATGAAACTCTATCTGAAACAGAATGGGCTTCGCCATTTGGTGATGAGGCTTTTATTCCTACGGTGTTTGTAGATATCACAAATTGTTTAGAGCGAAAGCTCAAGGCGATGGCTTGCTATCATAGCCAACTGAAAGAAGCACCCCATCCTCGTTCTTTACAGGCGATCGCTAATTTAGCACAGTTGCGTGGTAGCACTGTCAGTTTACCTGCGGCGGAAGCTTTTGTACTGGTGCGGGATATACGTTAG
- a CDS encoding ATP-grasp domain-containing protein, whose product MNIMLTCAGRRNYLVQFFQQALENRGYVFAGDASLEAPALQEADESFLLPSVNHHDYFDKLLYICERKQVRLLIPLNDLELPLLAKQRDRFLKIGIIPVISDSEIIDICFDKWATCQFLNNLGIATPKTYLSVNQAKKAIKLGEINFPLVVKPRWGSASIGIEYPEDEEDLELAYRFVKKSLSKSFLAEISSTDPEQCILIQEKLNGQEYGLDIVNNLAGDHITTFVKCKLAMRAGETDRAVTVEHEDISRIGEKIGQSLRHIGNLDCDVILTAKSACVLEMNPRFGGGYPFSQIAGANLPAALIAWANGETPLQQWLKVETNIMSSKCDRLIKVMSH is encoded by the coding sequence ATGAATATCATGTTAACTTGTGCGGGAAGACGTAACTATCTGGTTCAATTCTTCCAGCAAGCTTTAGAAAATCGTGGATATGTATTTGCTGGTGATGCGAGTTTAGAAGCTCCAGCACTTCAGGAAGCAGATGAAAGTTTTTTATTGCCATCTGTAAATCATCATGACTATTTTGATAAATTACTCTATATCTGTGAACGAAAACAGGTACGTTTGTTAATTCCACTCAATGATTTAGAATTGCCACTGTTAGCTAAACAACGGGATCGCTTTCTCAAAATTGGAATTATTCCAGTAATTTCTGATTCAGAAATCATAGATATTTGTTTTGATAAATGGGCTACTTGCCAATTTTTAAATAATCTTGGCATTGCTACACCAAAAACTTATCTATCTGTTAATCAAGCTAAAAAAGCTATTAAGCTAGGAGAAATAAATTTCCCTTTAGTTGTTAAACCTCGTTGGGGCAGTGCCTCTATAGGTATTGAATATCCAGAAGATGAGGAAGATTTAGAATTAGCATATCGCTTCGTGAAGAAATCCCTGAGTAAATCATTTTTGGCGGAAATTAGCTCTACTGATCCAGAGCAATGTATTCTAATTCAAGAAAAGTTAAATGGACAGGAATATGGGCTAGATATTGTTAATAACTTAGCAGGAGATCACATCACTACTTTTGTCAAATGTAAGTTAGCGATGCGAGCCGGAGAGACAGATCGAGCAGTAACTGTTGAGCATGAAGATATCAGCAGAATCGGTGAAAAAATTGGTCAAAGTCTCCGACATATTGGCAATCTTGACTGTGATGTGATACTCACTGCAAAAAGTGCGTGTGTGTTAGAAATGAACCCCCGTTTTGGCGGTGGTTATCCATTCTCTCAAATAGCGGGGGCAAATCTACCAGCAGCATTAATCGCTTGGGCAAATGGGGAAACGCCTCTTCAGCAATGGCTGAAGGTGGAAACTAATATTATGAGTTCAAAATGCGATCGCCTCATCAAAGTCATGAGCCATTAA
- a CDS encoding aminotransferase class I/II-fold pyridoxal phosphate-dependent enzyme — translation MNKQILLSTPHIGHEELEFVKEAFATNWIAPVGPHVDAFEAEFCHVTGASYAAAVSSGTAALHLALRLLGVEAGDEVFCSTLTFAATANPIVYLGAKPVFIDSDRNSWNMNPDLLHEALQNRAHQGKLPKAVIVVHLYGQSADIQPILQVCNQYEVPLIEDAAESLGATYKGRSPGTFGRIGIFSFNGNKIITTSGGGMLVSEDPELVAKARFLATQARDRAPHYQHSEIGYNYRLSNVLAGIGRGQLLVLNERVAARRHNFEIYASALGKLPGLEFMPEADYGRATRWLTCLTINSQAFGADREQVRLALAKQQIESRPVWKPLHLQPVFSECECFGGAVAEDLFVRGLCLPSGSNLTSEDLARVIDGITTIHYKAYVSWRTKQHSILHQTRVLNSSED, via the coding sequence ATGAATAAACAAATTCTCCTATCAACACCACATATAGGACATGAGGAACTAGAATTTGTCAAAGAAGCATTCGCAACTAATTGGATTGCACCTGTTGGCCCTCACGTTGACGCTTTCGAGGCAGAATTTTGTCATGTGACTGGAGCTAGTTATGCGGCGGCTGTCAGTTCTGGAACTGCGGCTTTGCATTTGGCTTTGCGATTATTGGGAGTAGAAGCAGGGGATGAGGTGTTTTGTTCTACTTTAACCTTTGCAGCTACCGCCAACCCCATAGTTTATTTAGGTGCAAAGCCAGTTTTTATTGATAGCGATCGCAATTCTTGGAATATGAATCCAGACTTGTTGCATGAGGCCTTGCAGAATCGCGCACATCAGGGTAAGTTACCGAAAGCTGTAATAGTGGTACATCTATATGGACAAAGCGCAGATATACAGCCAATTCTCCAAGTCTGCAATCAGTATGAAGTTCCCCTGATTGAAGATGCGGCAGAAAGTCTAGGTGCTACCTATAAAGGACGTTCTCCAGGCACATTTGGACGCATCGGGATTTTCTCTTTTAATGGTAATAAAATCATTACCACCTCTGGTGGTGGGATGTTGGTTTCTGAAGACCCAGAATTGGTAGCAAAGGCTAGATTTTTAGCCACCCAAGCACGCGATCGCGCTCCCCACTACCAACACTCAGAAATTGGCTATAACTACCGCCTCAGCAATGTTTTAGCTGGTATTGGTCGCGGTCAATTGCTGGTTCTAAATGAGCGAGTCGCAGCTAGAAGACATAACTTTGAAATCTACGCCTCTGCATTAGGAAAACTACCAGGATTAGAATTTATGCCAGAAGCTGATTATGGACGAGCAACTCGTTGGCTAACTTGCTTGACTATAAATTCTCAGGCTTTTGGTGCAGACCGAGAGCAAGTCCGTCTAGCACTTGCCAAACAGCAAATTGAATCTCGTCCGGTGTGGAAACCTTTACACCTCCAGCCTGTGTTTTCTGAATGTGAATGTTTTGGCGGTGCAGTAGCAGAAGATTTATTTGTACGCGGACTTTGCTTACCTTCTGGATCTAATTTGACTAGCGAAGATTTAGCAAGAGTGATTGATGGAATTACAACAATTCACTACAAGGCTTATGTGAGTTGGAGGACGAAACAACACAGTATCCTTCATCAGACTAGAGTTTTAAATTCAAGCGAAGACTAA
- a CDS encoding GumC family protein, producing the protein METQEYYSSFDRYWHIIKRRGVIAVAVFIPSFLLFLLALYFLKRPTYLAEAKLKFQRINTTSTLTGVGTEISKLEPLVQDARTNPLNTEAEVIRSVPFVKKTINQLNLKNSQGLPLKTKDFLKKLDVRDIKGTDVLKISYQDTKPEVSAKVVNALVAIYLEKNVSSLRNEAAAARKFIEKQLPNAELVVQKAEAELASFKEKYKVVNLQEEATKALEVITELQNEMNAAQSRVADTEAQSQSIRKQLGMNSQQAVLMTSLSQTTGVQNILAEIQQLESQLTARRNILQDRHPQIIELEERLTSLNRLLQQRVGQVVGTNSSQLNQNLQLGALQQQLSARLVELESIRLGAVKQVSTLSNLQSSYKERLNNLPRLEQKQRQLERKVQVSQITYSLLLQKLQESRIAENQNVSNASIISLAETPDEPISSPMISYLSAALLAFIAALATVYILEAKDKSIKTIDEARALFGLTLLGVIPTVSKLRKYADEDQGMEYYSQRIIMRDFPRSAISEAYRMLRANLRFMSADKELKVIVVTSSVPQEGKSTVAANLATAIAQKEHKVLLIDADLHRPVQHKIWDINNSQGLSNVIVEQADTRIAIKPVMNHLDVLTSGVVPPNPAALLDSQRMASLIDTFATKYNFVIIDTPALNVAADAATLGQMADGMLLVVRPGVVDSVNAAFAKEFLEKSGQNVLGQVVNGVISHNERYSYYFAEEDYPQESISMPKVKV; encoded by the coding sequence ATGGAAACCCAAGAATATTATTCCTCTTTTGATAGGTATTGGCACATCATAAAGCGACGTGGAGTAATTGCTGTAGCTGTTTTTATCCCTAGTTTTCTACTTTTTTTACTGGCGTTGTATTTTTTAAAAAGACCTACTTATTTAGCAGAAGCAAAACTGAAGTTTCAACGGATAAATACAACTTCAACATTAACCGGTGTAGGCACAGAAATAAGTAAACTAGAACCTTTAGTACAGGATGCTAGAACTAATCCTCTAAATACAGAAGCAGAGGTTATACGTTCCGTGCCATTTGTCAAAAAGACTATCAATCAACTTAACTTAAAGAATTCCCAGGGTCTTCCTTTAAAAACCAAAGATTTTCTCAAAAAACTAGATGTAAGAGACATTAAAGGTACGGATGTCCTAAAAATTTCTTACCAGGATACGAAGCCTGAAGTATCAGCTAAAGTTGTTAATGCTCTAGTGGCAATCTATTTAGAGAAAAATGTATCTTCCTTGAGAAATGAAGCAGCTGCTGCTCGCAAATTTATTGAGAAACAATTGCCAAATGCAGAACTAGTTGTGCAGAAAGCAGAAGCAGAACTAGCGAGTTTTAAGGAGAAGTACAAAGTTGTTAATTTACAAGAAGAAGCAACAAAAGCACTAGAAGTCATTACAGAACTGCAAAATGAAATGAATGCAGCTCAATCTAGAGTTGCTGATACCGAGGCACAGTCTCAATCAATCCGTAAACAACTCGGTATGAACTCTCAACAAGCGGTACTCATGACTTCCCTCAGCCAAACGACCGGAGTCCAAAATATTCTGGCAGAAATTCAACAACTAGAATCACAACTCACTGCAAGACGTAATATTTTGCAAGATAGACATCCACAAATTATTGAATTAGAAGAAAGATTAACTTCCTTAAATAGGCTATTGCAACAACGAGTAGGTCAGGTTGTAGGCACAAATTCATCTCAACTAAATCAGAATCTACAACTAGGGGCATTACAACAACAACTATCCGCTAGACTAGTAGAATTAGAATCAATTCGTCTAGGTGCAGTCAAACAAGTTAGTACCTTATCTAACTTACAAAGTTCCTATAAAGAAAGACTGAATAATCTGCCAAGATTAGAACAAAAACAGCGTCAGTTAGAACGCAAAGTACAAGTTTCTCAAATTACCTATTCTTTGCTATTGCAAAAGCTGCAAGAAAGTCGTATAGCAGAAAATCAAAATGTTAGCAATGCCAGTATTATATCTCTAGCTGAAACTCCTGACGAGCCAATTTCTTCACCCATGATTTCTTACTTAAGTGCTGCTTTATTAGCTTTTATCGCCGCCTTGGCAACCGTGTATATTTTGGAAGCCAAAGATAAATCCATTAAGACTATTGATGAAGCTCGCGCCCTATTTGGTTTAACCTTATTAGGGGTAATTCCTACGGTTAGTAAATTGAGAAAATATGCTGATGAAGATCAGGGTATGGAGTATTATAGCCAAAGAATTATTATGAGGGATTTTCCTCGCTCTGCCATTAGTGAAGCTTACCGGATGTTAAGAGCAAATCTGAGGTTTATGAGTGCTGATAAAGAGTTAAAAGTGATTGTTGTTACTAGCTCTGTACCTCAAGAAGGTAAGTCAACGGTAGCTGCTAACTTAGCTACAGCAATAGCGCAAAAAGAACATAAAGTATTACTCATAGATGCAGATTTACACCGTCCAGTACAACACAAAATTTGGGACATCAACAATAGTCAAGGTCTGAGCAATGTGATTGTTGAGCAGGCAGACACTAGAATAGCGATCAAGCCAGTTATGAATCATTTGGATGTGCTTACTTCGGGAGTAGTACCGCCTAATCCTGCGGCTCTCTTGGATTCCCAACGCATGGCAAGCTTAATCGATACCTTTGCTACTAAATACAATTTTGTAATTATTGATACTCCTGCCTTAAATGTCGCTGCTGATGCTGCTACTTTAGGACAAATGGCTGACGGTATGTTATTGGTAGTTCGTCCAGGGGTAGTAGATTCAGTAAATGCGGCTTTTGCCAAAGAATTTTTAGAAAAATCTGGTCAGAATGTTTTAGGACAGGTAGTTAACGGCGTAATTTCTCACAATGAACGCTACAGCTACTACTTTGCTGAGGAAGATTACCCACAAGAAAGTATTAGTATGCCTAAAGTTAAGGTCTAA
- a CDS encoding indolepyruvate ferredoxin oxidoreductase subunit alpha codes for MPHTIVTNVCEGVADCVDACPVACIHEGPGKNVKGTDWYWIDFATCIDCGICIQVCPVAGAIVPEERPDLQKTP; via the coding sequence ATGCCACACACTATTGTTACCAATGTCTGTGAAGGTGTCGCCGATTGCGTAGATGCTTGTCCAGTCGCTTGTATTCATGAAGGACCTGGTAAAAATGTCAAGGGAACTGATTGGTACTGGATTGATTTTGCTACCTGTATTGACTGTGGCATCTGTATTCAAGTATGCCCCGTAGCAGGTGCGATCGTTCCAGAAGAAAGACCTGATTTACAAAAAACTCCTTAA